A portion of the Lolium rigidum isolate FL_2022 chromosome 1, APGP_CSIRO_Lrig_0.1, whole genome shotgun sequence genome contains these proteins:
- the LOC124684639 gene encoding cyclin-B2-2-like — protein MENRVRSESRSTMEGVKFGSEAAAAGNTNRRALRDIKNIIGAPHQHLAVSKKPSAADAKNQAAGFAGHRPVTRKFAATLATQPANAPLAPIGSERQKRNAETAFHAPSDMECTKVSDDLSVQHLSDMDEMMTNELKEIDMEDSEEEVAPDIDSCDAGNSLAVVEYVDEIYSFYRRSEDLSCVSPSYMSHQTDINEKMRGILIDWLIEVHYKLELLGETLFLTVNIIDRYLARENVVRKKLQLVGVTAMLLACKYEEVSVPVVEDLILICDRAYTRADILEMERTIVDRLEFDMSVPTPYCFMRRFLKAAKSDKKLELLAFFIIELSLVDYGMLKFQPSMLAAAAIYTAQCTINGFKSWNKCCELHTKYSEEQLMDCSRMMVELHQGAAHGKLTGVHRKYSTFKYGCAAKSEPAVFLL, from the exons ATGGAGAACCGTGTGAGATCCGAGAGCCGGAGCACCATGGAGGGCGTCAAGTTCgggtcggaggcggcggcggcggggaacacCAACCGGCGGGCGCTGAGGGACATCAAGAACATTATCGGCGCCCCCCACCAGCACCTGGCCGTCAGCAA GAAACCTTCCGCTGCGGACGCCAAGAACCAGGCTGCCGGCTTCGCCGGGCACCGGCCGGTCACAAG GAAATTCGCAGCAACACTGGCGACACAGCCTGCAAATGCCCCACTG GCACCCATTGGTAGTGAGCGGCAGAAAAGAAATGCTGAGACTGCATTCCACGCTCCTTCTGATATGGAATGCACCAAGGTGTCCGATGATCTGTCAGTGCAGCATCTTTCGGACATGGATGAAATG ATGACAAATGAGCTGAAAGAAATCGATATGGAAGACAGCGAGGAGGAGGTGGCACCAGATATCGACAGCTGCGATGCCGGCAACTCCCTCGCGGTGGTCGAGTATGTTGATGAGATCTACAGTTTCTATAGAAGAAGCGAG GATTTGAGCTGTGTCTCACCTAGCTACATGTCGCACCAGACCGATATAAATGAAAAGATGCGTGGCATTCTTATCGATTGGCTGATAGAG GTGCACTACAAACTGGAGCTGTTGGGTGAGACCCTGTTCCTCACAGTGAACATCATCGACAGATATCTAGCTCGTGAAAACGTGGTGAGGAAGAAGCTCCAGCTGGTCGGCGTGACTGCCATGCTGCTGGCTTGCAAGTACGAGGAAGTGAGTGTGCCGGTCGTGGAGGATCTGATCCTCATCTGTGACCGCGCCTACACCCGGGCAGATATCCTGGAGATG GAGAGGACCATTGTGGACAGGCTTGAGTTCGACATGTCGGTTCCGACCCCATATTGCTTCATGAGGAGGTTCCTGAAGGCAGCCAAATCTGACAAGAAG CTGGAGCTCCTCGCCTTCTTCATAATCGAGCTGAGCCTCGTCGACTACGGGATGCTCAAGTTCCAGCCGTCCATGCTGGCGGCAGCAGCCATCTACACTGCCCAGTGCACCATCAACGGGTTCAAGTCCTGGAACAAGTGCTGCGAGCTACACACAAAGTACTCTGAAGAACAGCTAAT GGACTGCTCGAGGATGATGGTGGAGCTCCACCAAGGAGCGGCCCACGGGAAGCTGACCGGCGTGCACCGCAAGTACAGCACGTTCAAGTACGGGTGCGCCGCCAAGTCGGAGCCTGCCGTCTTCTTGCTCTGA